The following coding sequences lie in one Primulina huaijiensis isolate GDHJ02 chromosome 2, ASM1229523v2, whole genome shotgun sequence genomic window:
- the LOC140971076 gene encoding calcium-dependent protein kinase 13, whose protein sequence is MGNCCRSPAAVAREDVKSSNFSGHDQGRKDKSSGNIKKTITVLKDLKKENIEEKYLVDRELGRGEFGVTYLCVERDSRELLACKSISKRKLRTAVDVEDVRREVAIMKHLPKNSSIVSLKEACEDENAVHLVMELCEGGELFDRIVARGHYTERAAASVTRTIVEVVQLCHKHGVIHRDLKPENFLFANKKENSPLKAIDFGLSIFFKPGERFSEIVGSPYYMAPEVLKRNYGPEIDIWSAGVILYILLCGVPPFWAESEQGVAQAIIRGKIDFEREPWPSISDGAKSLVKQMLEPDPKLRLTAKQVLEHSWLQNAKKAPNVPLGDIVKSRLKQFSLMNRFKRKALRVIADFLSNEEAEGIKEMFAKIDTDNDGIVSSEELKAGLLKFNSQLAESDVQMLLEAGDVNGKGTLDYGEFLFISLHVQRMANDEHLRKAFSYFDKNSNGYIEPDELRDALMEDGVEDCTDVANDIFQEVDTDKDGLISYDEFVAMMKTGTDWRKASRHYSRGRFNSLSIKLMMDGSINLGE, encoded by the exons ATGGGGAACTGCTGCAGATCTCCAGCGGCTGTAGCCAGAGAAGACGTAAAGTCCTCCAATTTCTCCGGCCACGATCAAGGCCGGAAGGACAAGTCCTCGGGCAACATTAAGAAAACTATCACCGTTTTAAAGGATCTTAAGAAGGAGAACATTGAAGAAAAGTACTTGGTTGACAGAGAGCTCGGGCGTGGTGAATTCGGAGTTACTTATTTGTGCGTTGAACGGGATAGCAGGGAACTGTTGGCGTGTAAGTCGATTTCGAAGCGGAAGCTCCGGACAGCTGTGGATGTGGAGGATGTGAGGAGGGAGGTGGCGATAATGAAGCATTTGCCCAAAAATTCGAGCATTGTGAGCTTGAAGGAGGCGTGTGAGGATGAGAATGCTGTGCATTTGGTGATGGAGTTGTGTGAGGGAGGAGAGTTGTTTGATAGGATCGTGGCGCGTGGGCATTACACTGAGAGGGCTGCTGCTTCGGTGACGAGAACAATTGTTGAGGTCGTGCAGTTATGCCATAAGCATGGGGTGATTCACAGGGACTTGAAGCCGGAGAATTTTTTGTTTGCGAATAAGAAGGAGAATTCACCGCTTAAAGCCATTGATTTTGGTTTGTCAATCTTCTTCAAGCCAG GTGAAAGGTTCTCTGAAATTGTGGGGAGCCCTTATTATATGGCTCCAGAGGTGCTTAAGAGAAACTATGGACCAGAAATAGATATATGGAGTGCGGGTGTGATTCTGTATATCTTACTGTGTGGAGTTCCTCCATTCTGGGCTG AATCTGAACAAGGTGTTGCTCAGGCCATCATACGCGGGAAAATAGACTTTGAACGTGAACCGTGGCCAAGTATCTCAGATGGTGCCAAGAGCCTTGTCAAACAAATGCTGGAGCCAGATCCTAAACTTCGATTGACGGCCAAACAAGTTCTTG AACATTCTTGGCTCCAAAATGCAAAAAAGGCTCCAAATGTTCCTCTTGGTGATATTGTCAAGTCAAGACTGAAGCAGTTCTCATTAATGAATAGATTCAAGAGGAAGGCTCTTAGG GTAATTGCTGATTTCTTGTCTAATGAAGAAGCTGAGGGCATCAAAGAGATGTTTGCTAAGATAGACACTGATAATGATGGCATTGTTTCATCAGAAGAACTGAAGGCTGGATTACTGAAATTCAATTCACAGCTTGCTGAGTCTGACGTACAGATGCTCCTTGAAGCT GGTGATGTAAATGGTAAAGGTACCTTGGATTATGGGgaatttcttttcatttcactCCATGTCCAGAGGATGGCCAATGATGAACATCTTCGCAAGGCATTCTCTTATTTTGACAAAAACAGTAACGGCTACATTGAGCCTGATGAGCTGCGAGATGCATTGATGGAAGATGGAGTAGAGGATTGTACAGATGTGGCAAATGACATTTTCCAGGAGGTTGACACAGACAAG GATGGGCTTATTAGCTATGATGAATTTGTGGCTATGATGAAAACTGGGACTGATTGGAGAAAAGCTTCTCGTCATTACTCTAGAGGGAGGTTCAATAGTCTGAGCATAAAGTTGATGATGGATGGTTCTATTAACTTGGGTGAGTAA